In Candidatus Palauibacter soopunensis, the sequence GCCCGAGCCTCCCTGCGGCATCGCGCGGTCGATCTCACGCATGCCGCCCTCGATGGTCGAGAGGAAGAGTTCCTCCTCCGCCCGCGTCGTCGAGAGGAGGTGCTCCCGCCGTGCCTCCAACTCGGGGAAGGTGGCCGACATGCGGTTCGCCACGACGCCGACGAGGTCGTGCAGGAGCGGGTCGCGCCGGCCCAGCAGCCAGTAGTGCCGGACCGCCCGGCGCAGGATCCGGCGCAGCACGTAGCCCCGCTTCTCGTTCGAGGGGAAGACGCCGTCGGCGAGCAGGAACGCCACGGCCCGCGCGTGATCCGCCAGCACGCGGAAGGCGACGCCGTCGTCCCAGTCCTCGGGCGCCCGCGAGTACTCGATCCCGAGCCCCTCCTCCGCCGCCTCGATGATCGGGAGGAAGAGGTCCGTGTGGTAGTTCGTCCCCACGCCCTGCAGCAGCGCGGCGATGCGCTCGAGTCCGGCGCCCGTGTCGATCGAGGGCGCGGGGAGCGGCGTGTCCGTCCCGTCCGGCGCGCGGTCGAACTGCATGAAGACGAGGTTCCAGAACTCGATGATCTGGTCCGCCTCGCCGGCCGCCTCGAACTGCGCGTCGGTGATGCGGTCGTCGCGCTCCGTCCGCAGGTCGTAGTGCAGTTCCGAGCAAGGGCCGCACGGACCCGTGTCGCCCATCTGCCAGAAGTTGTCCTTGTCCCCCATGCGCCGGAGGCGCGACTCCGGGATCGCCGTGCGCTCCAGCCACAGCTTGAAGGCGTCATCGTCGTCGTGGTGGACCGTGGCCCACAGGCGGCCGGGCTCCAGGCCGAGGTCCTCCGTCACCCACTCCCAGGCGAAGTCGATCGCGTCGCGCTTGAAGTAGTCGCCGAAGGAGAAGTTCCCGAGCATCTCGAAGAAGGTGTGGTGGCGCGCGGTCCGCCCCACTTCCTCGAGGTCGTTGTGCTTGCCGCTGACGCGGAGGCACTTCTGGGAGGTGACGGCGCGCGGGGGGCTCGGGCGCTCCGTCTCTCCCGTGAAGATGCCCTTGAACTGCACCATCCCGGCATTCGTGAACATGAGCGTCGGGTCATCCGCGGGGACGAGCGGGCCGCTGGGCCGGTGCTCGTGCCCCTGCCGCTCGAAGTAGGAGATGAAACTCTGCCGGAGTTCGTCCGCCTTCATCGTGTATCCGCCTCAGCCTGCCAGTTGACCTCGATCCAGGCACGAATGCTGCCCGGGGCGAACCCGCGCCGGGCCAGGTAGTCGAACAGCCGCCGACGCGCCTTCGACGGGTCCGCCCCGGTCAGCTTCCGCGCCCGCGCCGCCGCAACGCGCTCGAGCAGCGCCTCCTCCGTCGCGCCCTCGTCCGCCATCGCCTCGCGGATGCCGCGGTCCGCATCCTCCCGCGATACACCCCGGGCGAGAAGGTCGGACTGCATGCGACGGGTGCCACAGGGCCGGAGCCGGATGCGATCCCGCGCGAAGCTGGCGGCGAACTGCGCGTCGTCGAGATACCCCAGCGCCGCGAGACGTTCCAGTGCGTGTTGAATCGCGGCCTCGTCGATCCGGTCCCGCCACAGCCGGCGTTCCACTTCCCGGCGACTCCTCGGGCGCACGGAAAGGTAGCGCAGCCCGACGGACATCGCTTCGGCGCGCCCGCCCGCCGCGTGGACCGCGTCCAGTTCCGCGGATCCGAGCCGGAGCCCGACTTCGAGCCGAAGTCGATGCACATCTTCGTCCGGAAGCCGGCAGAGGGAAGCGCCGTCCAACTGGACTTCGGTCCAGCCGGAGCGGCGCTTGACCGGAACGAGGCCGGTGATTTCCCCGGTGGTGCCGGGGTCGGGGCCGGAATTCAGCGCCGGGCGGCCTGCTGCGAGGGCGGCCGGGAGTTCTTCGACTCTTTCGCGCCCGCTTCCGCCTCGGCCGCCTCGGCCTCGGCCGCGTCCGGCTTCGGAATCGTCATCCCGAGTTCGTCGCGGATCCGGGCCTCGATCTCCTCGGCGATGTCCGGATTCTCGCGCAGGAAGGTCTTCGAGTTCTCGCGCCCCTGCCCGAGCCGGACATCGCCGCCGTACGAGTACCAGGCGCCCGCGCGGCTCACGATGCCGATGCTCTCGCCCATGTCCACGAGCAGACCCTCCCGGCTTACACCCTCGTTGAACATGATGTCGAACTCGGCCTGCTTGAACGGCGGCGCGCACTTGTTCTTGACGACCTTCACGCGGGTCCGGCTCCCGACCAGGTTGTTCCCCTCCTTGATGGAGGCGATGCGGCGGATGTCGAGCCGGAGCGAGGAGTAGAACTTCAGCGCCCGGCCACCCGTCGTGGTCTCGGGGTTCCCGTACATGACGCCGATCTTCTCGCGAATCTGGTTCGTGAAGATGACGGCGGTGTTCGAGCGCCCGATCGCGCCGGTGAGCTTGCGGAGCGCCTGGGACATCAGCCGCGCCTGCAGGCCGACGTGGGAGTCGCCCATCTCGCCTTCGATCTCGGCCCGCGGCACGAGCGCGGCCACCGAGTCCACCACGATGACGTCGAGCGCGCCGGAGCGGACGAGCACCTCGGCGATCTCGAGCGCCTGCTCGCCCGTGTCGGGCTGCGACACGAGCAGGTTTTCGACATCGACGCCCAGCTTCTGCGCGTATCCCACGTCGAGCGCGTGCTCGGCGTCGATGAACGCCGCGACGCCGCCGTCCTTCTGCGCGTTCGCGATGACGTGGAGGGTGAGGGTGGTCTTGCCCGACGATTCGGGACCGAAGATCTCGGTCACGCGCGACCTCGGGATGCCGCCGATCCCGGTGCTGTGGTCCAGGTTGATCGCCCCCGTCGAAATGGCGGGGATCCGCACCCGCGCCCCCTCGGTTCCGAGCCGCATGATGGCTCCCTTGCCGTGGGCCCGTTCGATCTGGTTGAGGGCCACGGACAACGCCTTCTTCTGTTCCCGATCCATCTCCACACCCATGTCACGCTCTCCCGATTTCCGAGGGGTCCGCAGGGCCGATGACGGGGATTCGATCACCCGCCGCGGCGGACGTTGACAATACCACGCCGAACGACCTTTCGCAATTTCTTCGGTTTTTGCCCCGAAGCGCGAATTCCGGCCGTCCAACATCAGGATGGAGCGAGGTCTCAACGGGGGTTCAACCGCCCTCGGGACGAGAGATAGTGGGCGGGCTCGCTTGGGGGCGGCGGGGGTGGGTCAGGCGGGGGGGGTGAGGTCGATTCCGCAGGTGGGGCAGAAGGCTTCGTCGCCGGTCAGCGAGGCGGCGCATTCGGGGCATGGGCGGGGGGATGCCGCGGGCTCCGGGGGCTCGGGGGCGGAAGCCTTCGCCGGTCCCGTGGCGGCGGCGTTTCCGGCAGCGGCGTCGCGGGCGTCGATGGCGGCGCGCTCGAGACGGGCTCGCGTGGCCTGGTACTCATCTTCGCCGAGCTTGCCGGTGCGGTACTCGAGTTCGAGGTCGCGCAGCGCCTCGATGGCGGCGTCGCGGCGTTCGGCGGCGCCCAGCGACGCGCCGGTGTCCTCGCCCGCGCGGATCGCGGCCCAGATGATCGTGGCCAGCAGCACCGCGAGAATGCTCCCGAAGAGGATGAATCCGGTCACTCGTTCACCGCCTGTCGCGCATGTCCCTCCCGTCGCGCCGCGGCGAGGTCGAGGGCGCGCGCCGCCGCTCCCGCCGCGTCCTCGGCCGTCTCGTCGACCACGCCGTCGGGCAGCGAGCACGCGAGTCCGATCACGGGGACGCCGAACTTCCGGCAGAAGGCCGCTTCGCTGAGCGTGCCCCATTCGCCGGCGATCGCGACCACGGCCTCCGACGCCCGCGCCACGACGACGTTCCGTGCTTCGCCGAGTCCGGTCGGGATCGGGATCGTGACCCCGTCCGCCGCGGCCCGCGCGTCGCCGCCGGGCAGAATCCCGACCACGGTCCCCCCTTCCGAGGCGGCTCCGTCCGCCGCCGCGCGCATGACGCCGCCCATCCCGCCGCAGACGACGATGGCCCCGGCGCGGGCGAGGGCCGCTCCCACGGCGTGGGCCAGGCCCGCCTCCGCCGGCGCCGCGTCTCCCGAGCCGATGACGCCGATCCGCAGCGGCCGCACCGTCATCGCTCCAGTTGCAGGGTGACGGGACCGTCGTTGACCAACTCCACCTCCATCATCGCGCCGAACTCCCCCTCCGCGACCTCGCCGCCCTTCCGGCACAGCTCCACGAAACGGTCGTAGAGCGCCCGGGCCTCGTCGGGCCGCGCCGCCCCCGTGAAGGAGGGGCGCCGGCCTTTCCTCGCGTCCCCGTACAGCGTGAACTGCGACACCACGAGTAGCGCTCCCCCGATGTCCCGCGCGGAGCGGTTCATGCGGCCCTCGGCGTCCGCGAACAGACGCAGGTCCCAGAGCTTGTCCGCCATCCAGGCCATCGTCGCCTCGGAGTCGTCCGGCGCGAAACCCGCCAGGACGACGAGCCCGGGGCCGATCGCCCCGACGACCTCGCCTCCGACCCGGACGCGGGCCTGGCTGACTCGCTGAATCACGACTCGCAATTGCGCCGTCCCGTTCCCGACCCCGGCCGTTCGCGGCGGGCCGGTTTTGCACAGCACACCAAAAGCGGTGAACGACGAAAAGATGCGACAGCACTCGGTCGAGGGCGACTCCGCCTGCGATCGAACTTCCGGCCGATTTCAAAATCCACGTTTTTTGGACAGGATATCCACAATTTATGGACATCATTTTTTTGAAAAAACATGAGCCCCGACTGCAGCGACGAAACTCCCTCGCGCACGGCTTGACCCGCGAGCCGGAAGACGGATCCGAAGGAGCATGCGACGGGGAGATCCCGGTGGACGTTCGCCCATCGATCGTTCCGGGCTAGGCAGCCGTCCGCGCGACCCCCACGAGGAACGCTCCACCGGGAAGTCCGGAGATCGAGGACGGGACGGATCGTATGGGTAGATGCACTCAGCCCCTGGCCACCCGAAGGTGTCAGGGGCTGAGCGAGGAGGCTTGTTTACGGCCAACTACCGCCCGGTCCTGGTAGCTTGCGCGGTCTTCCAGAACCTCGCCGCGAGCCTGGTACCGTCTGCCGACCAGCTGTGCTCGATCCCTCTTCCCTCGGTCGCCTCGTTCCGTCGCCGGAACTCCGCTCCCTCAGGCCCGGGACTCGCGCCCCGGTTTCGCGATCTCGCGTCGGGCAACTCGCGGTGCGGTCATCGGCCTCGACCTCCGGTCGGTCGGTGCCGCCTCCCTTAGCACGCCTTGATTCTAAAAAGATCTTTTTGGGTCGTCAACCTCGAACACGCCGCAGTCGTATTTTTTTCAAAAATTCATCCATCGAACCGCCATTCCCTGCAGCGATCCGCGCGACAAAATCGGATTTTGGTCAGGTGCCGTGCCAGAGGTCGGTGGGGGTGGCGTCGAGGCGGGCGCCAGACTGCTCGACGTGGGAGAGGAGGCGGTTGAGGAGGGCTTCTCCGGGGAGGGTGCGGCGGAGGCCGGCGACGGTGGCGACGATGACGAGGCGCTCGCGGGCGCGGGAGAGGGCGACGTTGAGGAGGCGGGGGAAGTCGCGGTTGCGGCGCTCGTCGAGGAACCAGCTGCGGCCGGGGGGTGCGTCCACGGTGTCGATGATGACGAGGCGCTTCTCCCGTCCCTGGAAGCGGTGGATCGTGCTCACCTCGAGGTTGGCGGGGGCGGCGCGGCCGAGGCGGCGGCGGATGAGGTCGTTCAGGTGGCGGGTCTGGGCGCGGTAGGGGGAGACCACGGCGATGTCATCGATCCCGTCGCGGGCCGCGGCGCCCACGAAGTCCGCCACGGTCTCGGCGTGGGTCCGGTTGCGGCGCGAGCCGTCCACGCGTTCGACGCGGGGCTCGAGGCCGCTGGTGTCGAGCACGGTGAGGGCGGCCGGCCGGGTTGCGCGCTCGGCGACGTCTGCCGCGCGCTCGGCGATCTCCGGGGCGTCCCTGAGGCGTCCGCCGTAGAAGAACCCGCTCACCAACTCGCGAATGTCGGGCGCCATCCGGTACTGGAGGTCGAGCATGGCGCACAGCCCGTCGTTCGGGGAGGGGAGCGCGGCCCCCGCCTCGGGGTCGCCCCCGGCCTCGGCGCCGGCCCCTGCCCCGCCCACGACGCCGGCTTCGCGGAACAGGTCCGTGCGCAGCCAGCGGGCCGCGGCCGGGGCGGTACTCGACACGACGGGGGGAAGCTGCTGGAAGTCGCCGACGGCGATGGCGGGGCCCGCGACCCGGGAGGCGGCGAGCGCCACGTAGGGGAGCGGCGCGGTGCTCGCCTCGTCGATGAGGAGGGATTCGAACCTCAGCTCGCGGAGTTCCTCCCGGATCGAGAGCCGGGCGAAGGTGGTGAGGACGATGTCCGCCTCCTCCAGCACGGCCTCGGCCTGGCGGGCGATCTCGAGCATGACGCGGCCGAGGGCGCGGGCGGATTCCGCGTTCCCGCGGGAACGCGCGAGCGAGAGGAGGCGTCCGGCGCGGGCGTAGGGATTGAGGGCCGGGGGACGACCTTCTCGGCTCCCTGACGGCGGGTGGGCACCGAGCTGCTCCTCGTGCTCGGCGAGCGTGCGGTCCACGCCGCCGGCGCCGCCGTCGATCCGCCGCGCCAGTGCCGCGCCCAGGTCGATGCGCGTGTCGGGCGCGGCGCCGAGGTCGAACCCGACGCGGATGATTCGGTCGCGGTCGAGGAGGGCCGGGTCGGCGATGGCGGCGAGGCGGCGCGCGATCTCGTCCACGGCTCCGTTGGTCGTCGCCGCGACGAGCACCCTGCCGCGGAGCGCGAGTTCCAGCGCCGCGCGCGCCACGAGGCGGGACTTGCCGGTCCCCGGCGGGCCCCAGACGAGCTGGGCGCTGCTCCCGAGCACCCGTTCCAGGGCGTCGAGTTGCGGCCCGTTGAGGTCGGCGGAGGAGTCGAGGCGCGGAGACTCGCGGCCGAGGCGCGGGGGCAGGCGTCCGAAGGCCCCGAGCACGGTGTCCGGGAAGTATTCCTCCGGATCCTGCCCCACCTCGGCCAGCCGCGTGGAGAGTTCCCGCAGGAGCCACGTGGGATCGAACTCGAGTTCGGCGCCGTCGAGGCGTTCGCCGAGCCAGTCCGGGCTCACGGCCTGCAGGAGCCCGAGCGTGCGGTCGAAACGGTGGACGACGCCGAGCGCCTCGCGGCCGGCGGCGTGGATGCGCACGCGGTCGTCGGCGCGGATGTCGTATGTTCCCCCCGCGATCTGGAAGGCGTAGCGGTAGCCGGTGCCCGCCTCTCCGCGCAGGCGTCCGGAGAGCGCCGGAATCGGCCGGTCCAGGCGGCGGCGGGAGAGGTCGGCCGCGACCGCCTCGATCTCCTCCTCGATCGCGCCGCGGAGATCCGCCAACAGAATCCACAGCGACTCGCGGGAGCCCTCGCGGGAGTCAGGAGCTTGCATGCCGGACCATACGGACTGGAGCGGGGAGACGCTGCGCGCGGCGCTGGGGCGCGCGGCGGACTGGACCGTCGACTACCGGAAGCGGGTCGAGGAACGGCCCGTCCTCCCCGACGTCGCGCCGGGCGACGTGCGCCGCGCGCTGGCCAAGGCGCCGCCGCGCGCCCCCGAACCGTTCGAGCGCGTGCTGGCCGACTTCGACGAGCACATCGTCTCCGGTCTCACGCACTGGAATCATCCGGGTTTCCTCGCCTATTTCTCGAGTTCCACGCGGGGGCCGAGCATCGCGGCGGAACTCCTCGTCGCCGCCGTCGGCGTGAACGCAATGTTGTGGCGAACCTCCCCCGCCGCGACCGAGGTCGAGCGCACCGCGGTGGACTGGCTGCGGCAGGCCGTCGGCCTCCCGGACACCTTCTCCGGGCTGATCTTCGACACGGCGTCGACCGCCACCTTCACGGCGCTCCTGGCCGCCCGCGAGGGCGCCGGGGACGGGGTTCGGGACGACGGCCTGCCCGGGGGGCCGGCCCTCGCCGTCTACACCAGCGAACAGTCCCACTCCTCGGTGGAGAAGTCCGCCATCGCCGCCGGACTCGGCCGCGCGTCCGTCCGGCGCATCGAGACCGACGACGCCTTCCGCATGCGCCCGGAGGCGCTGGAGGCGGCCATCGTCGCCGACCTCGAGAACGGGATTCGGCCGGCCATGGTGTGCGCGACGATCGGCACGACCTCGACGGCGAGCGTCGATCCCGTCGCGGAGGTGGCGGCGATCGCGCGCCGGCACGGGGTCTGGCTCCACGTGGACGCGGCCTACGCGGGGCCGGCGGCCATGGTCTCCGGGCAGCGGGCGCACTTTCGCGGCTGGGAGGCGGCGGATTCCATCGTCCTCAACCCCCACAAGTGGATGGGGACCTCGCTTGACTGTTCGGTGCTCCTGTACCGGGACGTGGCCCCCTTCCGGGCGTCGCTCGCGCTGACTCCGACCTACCTCGAGTCGGAGGACGACGAGACGGACCTCATGGACATCGGCCTCGCGCTCGGCCGCCGCTTCCGCGGGCTCAAGCTGTGGATGCTGTTCCGGTGCGTGGGGACGGACGGGCTGGCCGGGACGATGCGCCGGCACATCGCGATGGCCGAGGCGGCCGCGGACCGGCTCGTGGAGGGCGGCGTGTTCGAACTCGCAGCGCCGGTCTCCTTCAGCACCGTCTGCTTCCGGGCCGCGCGGGAGGGGGACCCGGCGGGCGAGGGGCGGTGGAACCGCGACATCCTCGCCCGGGTTAATGCGGGTGGACGCTCGTTTCTCTCGCACACCGAACTCGACGGGCGTTATACTGTACGGTTGTCCGTCGGGAGCGTTCACACGGAGGAGCGCCACCTCGACGACGCGCTCGAGGCGCTCCATCGGGCCGCCGCCGACCTCTCACCGGGAGAACCGGGTTGAACGCCAGATTTCGTTTCGGACCCTTCGGATCCAGCTTCGGATCCTTCGCAGCCGTTGCCGGCCTGCTCTGCGGCAGCGTCGTCGCGGCAGGCTGCGCAACCGAGGCCGAGGCCGGGGGCACGCAGGAGCGCTCCTTCGTGCCGCCGGATGCCCAGGTGGCCCGCGAGCGCGCGGACCGCAACCGCATCAAGGGGGAAGAGGGCGCGCCGGTGCGCGTGGTTGAGATCTCCGACTTCCAGTGCCCCTACTGCCGGCAGTTCCACGAGCAGACGCTGACTAAGATCGACAGCGCCTACATCTCCGAGGGCAAGGTCAGCTACCTGTGGATCGCCTACGCGAATCCGGGACACCAGGAGGCCTTCGTGTCGACGGAGGCGGCCTACTGCGCGGGGGCCGCGGGCAAGTTCTGGCCGATGCACGACATCCTGTTCGAGCGCCAGGACGAGTGGAGCGGCGCGGCGGACCCCTATGCGCTGTTCGTCGGGTACGCGGAGGAGATCGACATCGACCCCGAGTCGTTCGGCTCCTGCGTCCGGAACAGCACGCTCGCCCCGCTCGTGCTCCGCGACTACACGAGCGTCACGCAGGCCGGGATCTCGAGCACACCCTACTTCATCCTGGGCGACAGCGTGGCCCTCCGAGGCGCCGCCGATTTCGACACCTTCTCCTCGGCCATCGACACGCTGCTCATCCTGAGGGGCGGCGGCACCCAGCCGTAGTCAGGCCTCACGCCGCCAACGGCCGGGTGTCGTACTGTCCCCAGAGGACCCAGAGGGCCCAGTCGAGGTCGAGGGGATCGCCCAGCCAGCGGCTCGTCGCCGTCCAGGGGTCGATGCCCTTCTGCCGGTGCCAGTTCCGGAGCCCCGCATCGGCGGTTCGGGGCGCCCTGACGTCCTCGCGTGCCGGAGGCACGGCCGGTACCACGCAACCGGTCGGGTCGCGGAAGCGTGCCGCGCCCGGCGCCGCGCCCGCTTGCTCCATCTCCACGCGCCAGCCGCCCTCGTGCACGGCCTTGTGATGGAACCGGCACAGGAGGATCAGGTTGTCGAGCTTCGTCTCGCCCCCCTCGGACCAGGGGATGGCGTGATGCGCCTGCGTGTAGCGCGAGCCGCAGCCCGGGAAGCGGCAGCCCCCGTCCCTGACGTCGAGCGCCTTGCGGAGCCGCCATCCGACGGTCCGCTGGCGGCGGCCCACGTCCAGCACCGAGCCGGCCGGCGCGCGCTTCACTTCAACGGTTTCGGCGTCGCAGATCAGTCGCCTGGACGTTCCCACGGGAACGTGTGAGCCGTCCTCCGTGGCCAGGATTTCGGAGCCGCCGGCCACGGTGTGGACCACCAGTTGGACCTTCGCCTCGGCGCGACCCCCGAGCCAGGCCCCGAGCGCGTCGTGGCGCCGCTCCCCCTGGGTTGGCCGGGGCGCGAGGGTTGGCCGGGGCGCGGGCGCCGCCGGGTCCGGCTCCCCCATGGCGGTATCGGCCGCCAGCTTCATGGCGCGCTCCTGTCGGTGCAGTTCGTCGCCGGCCGCATCCAGCGTCTCGACGAGCAGGGCGCCCACCTCGGGCAGGAGCAGGCCCCGGACCTCGTACATGCCGTCAGCCGTCAGCCGGACCGTCAGGTGGCGGCGATCCGTCAGCTCCGCCAGCTCCGGCGTCCCGTCCCGCGCCGCGAAGGCGGCCTCCGCGCTTCTCCACGCCTGCACAAGACGCTCCACCTGGCTCGCCGTGTGGTAGAGGGCGAACTCGACCAGCTGCGCCTCGTTCTCGGGCGTGGCCATGCGCGTCAGCGCCCGGACCTTCGACCAGGAGAGCCGTCCCTTCTCCATCTCGGCGGAGGTCAGGGGCAGGTCGGCGAGGCGGCGGGCCGCCCGCAGCCGCTCGCGGGCCGCGCCGAGGGAGATCCCGGCCCGCCAGTTCAGCCAGTGGGCGCAGGAGCGCCACCCGCTCCAGAGTTCCTCCTCGTCGTAGCGGCGCAGCAGTGTCAGGAGCCGGTACTGGGCGGCGTCGATGTGGGCGCAGAGTTCGGCGATCTCGTCGCCGACGGGGTCGCGGTACGAGACAGCGGGGGGCGAGGCAGCAGGGATCGAGATGGCAGAGGTCGGGGCGGCAGGGTTCGGGGCGGCAGGGGCGTCGGGCGTGTCGTGCATGGCGTTCTCATCCGAATCTCAGGGTTCCAAGGGGGTACGCACTCATACCCCGATCTTCGGTAAATGTTCGGTTTCCATCTCAACGTGATCTCAACGCCGGACCTCGACACGTTTCTCATCGATGCGGTCGAGCTTGCTGCTGTTGTCCTTCGTGATGCTAATGAGCTGCTGGTACTGATCTTCCGTCACGTCGATCTTCCCTTCCTCCCGTTCCCTCGGCCTGGGGGCCGTGCCCTTCGCGATGCGGATATCTGAGGATACGGAGTGCTCAACGCGAGGCCAACCCAGCCACTTATGGAACTGGCGGGGTCTCGGGGCGGGGGCGGGAGGAGCCGCCGAAGCCGAGTTGGAGGGCGGTCGTGAAGCGGGGGCCCATGGGGGAGTGGTTGACGGAGCCGGACCACGTGAGGAGGTGGTTGCCGGGGATCCGGATGCCGTAGCCTCCGCGGACGTCGACGGCCCATGGGTCGCGGGCGCGGGCGCGGGGGGCGAGTGCGGCGCCGGGTGCAGTGCCGGCGGCAGCCGGGGCGACAGGGGACGACGCGGCGGCCGGGGCGGCGGCGTAGCGGCTGTAGACCTGGTCCTGCCAGAGGGCGCCGCCGCCGCCGGTGGCGAGGTCGCCCCAGCGGGGGGAGACGGAGAGGGACGGGCCGGTGCCGCCCTGGCTGCCGAGGCTGAGGGTGGCGCTGAAGCCCTGCTCCTCGTAGCCGGAGGCGGAGTGGACGGCGAGCATGCGGCCCTGGGCGTCGATGCGCAGGAAGCCGGCCTGGGCCTTGAGGCCGCCGACGAGTTCGAGGCCGGTGCCGGGCTGGCCGGCGCCGCCGTCGCGGCGGACGTGGGCTTCGCCGAAGGGGTTGAGGGTGAGGCCGCCGAGCCGGATCTGCTGGGACAGCTCGGCGCCGAGGCGCACCTGGTCCACGGCGGCGGTCTGGCCGTCGAGGGTTTCGCTGCCGGTCTCGGTCTGGAGTTCGGCCCAGCCGGCGTCGGCGCGCAGGGCGAGTGAGAAGCCGCCGCCCGCGGCGAGGCGCCGGCGCAGCTCGACGAGGCCCATGCGCAGGCCGAGGTCGCTCGTCTCCGCGAGTCCGTTTTCGTGGCGCACGTTGTCCGCGTCGCCGCGGCCGGCGCCGGCCATGGCCCAGATCGAGGTCGCGCCGCTGTTCCACTGCAGGTACGGGTGGACGGCCACGAGCCGGGTCTGGAGCGCGCCGCTCGTCGCGCCGGTGCTCCAGTCGCCGGTGCCCTCGCTGCGCGCGACCGCCACGCCGAGCATGAACCGGCTGCCGAGCCACGTGTCCGCGCCGACGTAGCCGGTCTTGAGCTCGCCGTCGTAGCTGTCGCCGTCGGAGGGGGCGCCGCGGAAGGTCTGGACGTCGCCCTGGCCCCAGAGCTGGAAGCGCAGGCCGCCACCGCCGCCGGCGTCCTGGCCGCCTCCACCGACGTCGAACCCGAACTGGAACTCGGAGCCGCGAAGCGGGTCGCGTCCGCCCTCGAAGCGGGTGAGGTCGCCGACGAGGTCGCCGAAGCGGAAGAGATCGCCGAGGGTCATGTCGCTGCCGGCGGCGCGACGGCCGGCCGAGTCCGGCATGCTGCCGCCGGCGACCCCGCTTGCCTGCGACATGGCGCGGGAGGTGATGCCGGAGAGCCAGCCCCGCCACCGCTGCTCGGCGGCGGACTTCGCCTCGTTCAGGCTGAGCGGTACGTCGCGGCCCATCAGCGAGAGGCGCGAGGCGTCCGAGCGGCTCGCCATCGGGCGCCGGCCGAGCGTCATGCGGGCGCTCGCCAGATGCGACCGGGCCATGCCCGCCAGGGCATGCGACACCATGCCGCGCGCCGCCCCGTCCGACACGCTGACCGCCACGGCCTGCGTGGCCGTGAGGCCGCCCGCGTCCCTGGCCGCGATCACGACCACGACCCTGCCGTAGCCCGTGGGCACGAGCGTGAGCACGCTGCCGGCGACCGTGGCGCGCACGACCGAGGAGTCGGACGACACCGTGCCGAACGCGAGCACGTCCCCGTCCGCGTCCAGGAAGAACGGCGACAGTTCGATGCGGGCGGGATCCCCGCCCTCCTCGAGCGACTG encodes:
- the dtd gene encoding D-aminoacyl-tRNA deacylase; translation: MRVVIQRVSQARVRVGGEVVGAIGPGLVVLAGFAPDDSEATMAWMADKLWDLRLFADAEGRMNRSARDIGGALLVVSQFTLYGDARKGRRPSFTGAARPDEARALYDRFVELCRKGGEVAEGEFGAMMEVELVNDGPVTLQLER
- a CDS encoding TIGR00725 family protein — translated: MRPLRIGVIGSGDAAPAEAGLAHAVGAALARAGAIVVCGGMGGVMRAAADGAASEGGTVVGILPGGDARAAADGVTIPIPTGLGEARNVVVARASEAVVAIAGEWGTLSEAAFCRKFGVPVIGLACSLPDGVVDETAEDAAGAAARALDLAAARREGHARQAVNE
- the recA gene encoding recombinase RecA, yielding MGVEMDREQKKALSVALNQIERAHGKGAIMRLGTEGARVRIPAISTGAINLDHSTGIGGIPRSRVTEIFGPESSGKTTLTLHVIANAQKDGGVAAFIDAEHALDVGYAQKLGVDVENLLVSQPDTGEQALEIAEVLVRSGALDVIVVDSVAALVPRAEIEGEMGDSHVGLQARLMSQALRKLTGAIGRSNTAVIFTNQIREKIGVMYGNPETTTGGRALKFYSSLRLDIRRIASIKEGNNLVGSRTRVKVVKNKCAPPFKQAEFDIMFNEGVSREGLLVDMGESIGIVSRAGAWYSYGGDVRLGQGRENSKTFLRENPDIAEEIEARIRDELGMTIPKPDAAEAEAAEAEAGAKESKNSRPPSQQAARR
- a CDS encoding regulatory protein RecX is translated as MHRLRLEVGLRLGSAELDAVHAAGGRAEAMSVGLRYLSVRPRSRREVERRLWRDRIDEAAIQHALERLAALGYLDDAQFAASFARDRIRLRPCGTRRMQSDLLARGVSREDADRGIREAMADEGATEEALLERVAAARARKLTGADPSKARRRLFDYLARRGFAPGSIRAWIEVNWQAEADTR
- a CDS encoding thioredoxin domain-containing protein — protein: MNARFRFGPFGSSFGSFAAVAGLLCGSVVAAGCATEAEAGGTQERSFVPPDAQVARERADRNRIKGEEGAPVRVVEISDFQCPYCRQFHEQTLTKIDSAYISEGKVSYLWIAYANPGHQEAFVSTEAAYCAGAAGKFWPMHDILFERQDEWSGAADPYALFVGYAEEIDIDPESFGSCVRNSTLAPLVLRDYTSVTQAGISSTPYFILGDSVALRGAADFDTFSSAIDTLLILRGGGTQP
- a CDS encoding aminotransferase class I/II-fold pyridoxal phosphate-dependent enzyme, coding for MPDHTDWSGETLRAALGRAADWTVDYRKRVEERPVLPDVAPGDVRRALAKAPPRAPEPFERVLADFDEHIVSGLTHWNHPGFLAYFSSSTRGPSIAAELLVAAVGVNAMLWRTSPAATEVERTAVDWLRQAVGLPDTFSGLIFDTASTATFTALLAAREGAGDGVRDDGLPGGPALAVYTSEQSHSSVEKSAIAAGLGRASVRRIETDDAFRMRPEALEAAIVADLENGIRPAMVCATIGTTSTASVDPVAEVAAIARRHGVWLHVDAAYAGPAAMVSGQRAHFRGWEAADSIVLNPHKWMGTSLDCSVLLYRDVAPFRASLALTPTYLESEDDETDLMDIGLALGRRFRGLKLWMLFRCVGTDGLAGTMRRHIAMAEAAADRLVEGGVFELAAPVSFSTVCFRAAREGDPAGEGRWNRDILARVNAGGRSFLSHTELDGRYTVRLSVGSVHTEERHLDDALEALHRAAADLSPGEPG
- a CDS encoding AAA domain-containing protein gives rise to the protein MQAPDSREGSRESLWILLADLRGAIEEEIEAVAADLSRRRLDRPIPALSGRLRGEAGTGYRYAFQIAGGTYDIRADDRVRIHAAGREALGVVHRFDRTLGLLQAVSPDWLGERLDGAELEFDPTWLLRELSTRLAEVGQDPEEYFPDTVLGAFGRLPPRLGRESPRLDSSADLNGPQLDALERVLGSSAQLVWGPPGTGKSRLVARAALELALRGRVLVAATTNGAVDEIARRLAAIADPALLDRDRIIRVGFDLGAAPDTRIDLGAALARRIDGGAGGVDRTLAEHEEQLGAHPPSGSREGRPPALNPYARAGRLLSLARSRGNAESARALGRVMLEIARQAEAVLEEADIVLTTFARLSIREELRELRFESLLIDEASTAPLPYVALAASRVAGPAIAVGDFQQLPPVVSSTAPAAARWLRTDLFREAGVVGGAGAGAEAGGDPEAGAALPSPNDGLCAMLDLQYRMAPDIRELVSGFFYGGRLRDAPEIAERAADVAERATRPAALTVLDTSGLEPRVERVDGSRRNRTHAETVADFVGAAARDGIDDIAVVSPYRAQTRHLNDLIRRRLGRAAPANLEVSTIHRFQGREKRLVIIDTVDAPPGRSWFLDERRNRDFPRLLNVALSRARERLVIVATVAGLRRTLPGEALLNRLLSHVEQSGARLDATPTDLWHGT